CGGGGTCCCCGCACAGCGAGTACTGGCGTACCAGGCCGGAGGACATGATGAGGTCGATGTGTGAGCCGGGTGTCCACTCCGGGAGCGGGTGGCCCCCGACCTCTTTCAACGTCAGGGCGGCGATGCCGTCGGCGATGACGTCCTTGCCTGCGATGACGACGTCGGCCTCGTACTCCCGCATGACCAGGCGCACGGTGCTTGCCTGTTCCCGGCAGTCGACGTTGGTCATGCCGTCTACCACGTGACGGGAAGCGACTTCAGCCCGAAGATCTTGGCGTCGGTCTTGACCTCAACCTCCTCGGCAGGAACCGCCACCTTGAGTGTCGGAATCCGGTTCAGCAGTGCGGAGATCACCGACTGCAATTCCACCCGGGCGAGCGGCGCGCCGAGGCAGACGTGGATCCCGTGCCCGAAGGCGACATGGCCTTTGGCGTCCTTGCGCAGGATATTGAGCGTGTCCGGATCCTCGAACTGCTTCGGGTCGCGGTTGGCCTTGTCCATGGCCACCATGACGATGTCGCCGGCCGGGATGGTCTGACCGGCGAGCTCGACGTCCTCGGTCATATAGCGCGGCAGATTGCCGATGATGTCGAGGAAGCGCAGCAGTTCCTCCACCGCGGCCGGGATGAGCGAGGGGTCCTGACGCAGCAGTTCGAGTTGATCGGGATGCTCCAGCAGGGCATACGTGCTCAGCGAGATCATGTTGCCGGTCGTCTCGTGCCCGGCCATCAGCAGGAAGGCGGCCATGCCGGCCACCTCGGTGATCGTCAGGTCACCGCTGCGAACATGATTGAGCAGCAGGCTGATCAGGTCGTCACCGGGATCGTCCATCTTGGAGACGGTGAGCTCGCCGAGGTAACCCATCACCGAAGCGACCGTCGCGGCTGCCTCCTCCGGCGTGGTGTCCAGACGCAGGAACTTCACGGTCTCTTCCTGGAACCAGTCGTGCCGGTCGTACGGGATGCCCAACAACTCGCAGATCACCAAGGACGGCAACGGGAGCGCCAGCGCTTGGACCAGGTCGACCGGACCGTCCTGCTCGAGCATCTGATCGATCAACTTGTTCGTGATCCGCTCCACCGCGGGCCGCATGGCTTCCATGCGTCGCGGCGTGAATTCGCGGGAGAGCATCTTGCGCAGCCGGGTCTGGTCGGGCGGATCCATCGCGACGAAGAAGCCGGGCAGTGGCTCACCGCCCTCGTCGCCGCGGGATGGGTCGGGGATGTTCCGGACACTGGAGCGCCGATCGCCGAGCACCGCTTTGACATCGCTGTAGTCGGTGACCATCCAGGCCGGGACGATGTTCTTGAACGAAACCTTGCGGATAGAACCGCCGTCGGCGTACTCGTCGGCCGGCGCGAAGGGGCACGTCCGCTTGAACGGAAAAACCGCCAGCTCTTCGGCGTTGGCTGTCGTCGCGTCAGTCTCGGTGGCCGACGTCTGTTCGCTGGTGGTCACTTGAGGCCTCCTGGAAGTTGGGATCACACCGCTGAAAAATGAATGATCTCTGTCACAACAGTGATTGGCGATAGCATCACATAGAAGTCATTTGACCGTCAAGGCGCAGGTCTGCGGGCCGCCACGGCGGCTGCATCGGTATTTTGCTGGATAGCCAAGTCAGTTGTCTAGCAAGCGCATAGACCTCGCAATGGAGTTGCTGGAGGGTGAGTGTTCGGCGTCACCTGGGAGCGCATTGATCCAGTGCTAGTTAATGTCAGTTCTGGAAGGAGTTGTCGGTGCGAGGGTGGTGCAGGGATTGCGCCGCCCCCCTGTGGGTGTGATGTGTGGTCGCGTGACCCGTCGGGTGTCGCGGTCCATGTGGGGCCGGAGCCGGCCATCGGGAGAGTCGGCCGCCGACCGGTGGGGCCGATAACGCCGTGGGGCGGTATCCGGAGTCGGGCCGAGGGTCGGCGGATGGCTGGACCGCAACTTCGGGCCGGGAAGTTGACTCAGAATGACGATTTACTAACTTAGTCGCCAATGCAACTCCTTCGAACCCCCCGGATATCTTCGGTGCCCTCGTTGTGCGCCGCCTTTATTTCGAGGTCAGAGTGCCTATTTGGAAACCCGATCGCGGCCGCCCGGGTATTGACGTGGGGGTAAACAGTTAGGGCTGCTTGACTGCTAAATTTCCGGTATGCGATGCTATCGGCGATTACAGCTGTGATCGGGGACACTCCGGTCCCCACGGTGTGAGGGCACCACCGGACGCAATGTGAAAGGCAATACGTTGACCGAGGTCGGACAGAATTGTTCTTCACACTCGGACCGACGCCGGATCGTCGGTGGCGCGGGATCGAGGCCGGCGTGACCATCGCTCATGTAACCGGCGGCGAGGAAACCCGCCGGCCCGGCGACCGCCTACGCGCGATCTCGTCCGCCAAGGCCTCCAAGCCGGTGCGCGCCCTCGGCGACTTCTTCGCCATGGCGTTGGACACCCTCGTCGCGATTCCCCGCCGGCCGTTCGCCTGGCGCGAGTTCCTGGAGCAGTGCTGGTTCGTCGCGCGGGTGTCGCTGGTGCCGACGTTGATGCTGGCGATCCCGTTCACCGTGCTGCTGATCTTCACCTTCAACATCCTGTTGCTGGAGTTCGGCGCGGCCGACTTCGCCGGCACCGGGGCCGCCTACGGCACCGTCACACAGATCGGTCCGGTGGTGACCGTGCTGGTCGTCGCGGGAGCCGGCGCCACGGCCATGTGCGCAGACCTCGGCGCCCGCACCATCCGCGACGAGCTCGACGCGTTGCGGGTGATGGGTGTCGACCCGATCCAGTCGTTGGTCGTGCCCCGGGTCCTGGCCGCAACCGTCGTGGCCACGCTGCTGTCCTCGGTGGTGATCCTGGTGGGACTCGTTGGCGGCTTTGCCTTCTCGGTCTTCGTCCAACATGTGACGCCCGGCGCGTTCATCGGCGGCCTGACCGTCATCACCAGTGCCGCCGACGTCATCATCTCGCTGATCAAGGCGGCGCTGTTCGGGCTTTCCGCCGGGCTGATCGCCTGCTACAAGGGCATTTCGGTGGGTGGCGGGCCCGCCGGCGTCGGGAACGCGGTCAACGAAACCGTCGTCTTCACCTTCGTCGCGCTGTTTGCGATCAACATCATCGCCTCCGCCGTCGGCATCAAGGCGACCCTGTGACCGCCGGCAGCCCGAGCCGGATTCACCCGCGCGTGCGCCGCGCGTTTCAGGGCTGGATCGACGGCCTGAGTCGGATCGGGACCCAGGCGCAGTTCTACTTCCAAACCCTGGGCTCGATCAAGGACGTCGTCATCCACTACAAGGTGGAGTTGTTCCGGCTGATCGCCCAGATGAGTTTGGGTGTCGGAGCGTTGGCCGTGGTCGGCGGCACCGTGGTGATCGTCGGCTTCCTCACGCTGTCCACCGGTGCGCTGGTCGCGGTGCAGGGCTACAACCAGTTCGCCGAGGTCGGCGTCGAGGCGTTGACCGGCTTCGCCTCGGCGTATTTCAACGTCCGGTTGATCGGGCCGGTCATCGCGGGCATCGGTCTGGCCGCCACCATCGGCGCCGGCGCCACCGCACAACTCGGTGCCATGCGGATCAACGAAGAGATCGATGCGCTGGAAGTGATGGGGGTCCGGTCGATCGCCTACCTCGCCTCCAGTCGGGTGCTTGCCGGTGTCATCGTGGTCATCCCGCTGTACTGCGTGGCCGTGCTGTCGGCGTTCTGGGCGGCCCGGTTCGGCACCATTTTCATCTACGGCCAGTCCTCCGGGGTGTATGACCACTACTTCCTGACCTTCCTGAACAAGACGGACATCATCTGGTCCTTCTTCCAGGCCGTCGTGATGGCGGTGGTCATCATGCTGGTGCACACCTACTACGGGTTCACCGCCTCCGGCGGCCCGGCCGGTGTGGGTGAGGCCGTCGGCCGCGCGGTGCGCACCTCACTGATCGCCGCCGTGCTGGTGGTGCTCTTCCTCTCGCTGGCCATCTACGGCCAGTCCGGCAACTTCCACCTGGCTGGGTAATCGCATGGAACAGAAGACGAAACGACGGGGCATCCATCCGCTGTGGTGGACCGCCGCCCTGTTCGCCACGGTGATCGGGCTGGTTCTGCTGTGCTCGGCGATCTTCGCCGGCAC
This region of Mycolicibacterium diernhoferi genomic DNA includes:
- a CDS encoding MlaE family ABC transporter permease, with the protein product MALDTLVAIPRRPFAWREFLEQCWFVARVSLVPTLMLAIPFTVLLIFTFNILLLEFGAADFAGTGAAYGTVTQIGPVVTVLVVAGAGATAMCADLGARTIRDELDALRVMGVDPIQSLVVPRVLAATVVATLLSSVVILVGLVGGFAFSVFVQHVTPGAFIGGLTVITSAADVIISLIKAALFGLSAGLIACYKGISVGGGPAGVGNAVNETVVFTFVALFAINIIASAVGIKATL
- a CDS encoding cytochrome P450 yields the protein MTTSEQTSATETDATTANAEELAVFPFKRTCPFAPADEYADGGSIRKVSFKNIVPAWMVTDYSDVKAVLGDRRSSVRNIPDPSRGDEGGEPLPGFFVAMDPPDQTRLRKMLSREFTPRRMEAMRPAVERITNKLIDQMLEQDGPVDLVQALALPLPSLVICELLGIPYDRHDWFQEETVKFLRLDTTPEEAAATVASVMGYLGELTVSKMDDPGDDLISLLLNHVRSGDLTITEVAGMAAFLLMAGHETTGNMISLSTYALLEHPDQLELLRQDPSLIPAAVEELLRFLDIIGNLPRYMTEDVELAGQTIPAGDIVMVAMDKANRDPKQFEDPDTLNILRKDAKGHVAFGHGIHVCLGAPLARVELQSVISALLNRIPTLKVAVPAEEVEVKTDAKIFGLKSLPVTW
- a CDS encoding ABC transporter permease — encoded protein: MTAGSPSRIHPRVRRAFQGWIDGLSRIGTQAQFYFQTLGSIKDVVIHYKVELFRLIAQMSLGVGALAVVGGTVVIVGFLTLSTGALVAVQGYNQFAEVGVEALTGFASAYFNVRLIGPVIAGIGLAATIGAGATAQLGAMRINEEIDALEVMGVRSIAYLASSRVLAGVIVVIPLYCVAVLSAFWAARFGTIFIYGQSSGVYDHYFLTFLNKTDIIWSFFQAVVMAVVIMLVHTYYGFTASGGPAGVGEAVGRAVRTSLIAAVLVVLFLSLAIYGQSGNFHLAG